cgtttattgcgttttggaaccaaactcttcatatatatatatatatatatatatatatatatatatatatatatatatatatatatatatatatatatatatatatatatatatatatatatatatatatatttatcttcaaattatacatgcatgtgtgcatataagggctgggaaaagattaatcgcgattaatcccctacaaaataaaagtttttttgcataatatttgtgtttgtactgtgtgtaattattgtgtatatttaaccacacacatacatatattcatgtcaatttttttatttatataatataaaatttattttaaaaatatatatgtaaatgtttcttaaatacatacattaatgtgtgtgtatttatatgtacataataattatacacagcacacactcatatattatgccaaaaatcacttttattttgtatgcgattaatcttttcccagccctatatatacataattattatacacagttcacacacatatatgatgtaaacaaaaacttttattctgctatagattaatcgcgattaattgtgattaatcgttatgcattcCTATAATAAACTGTATCGGTTTACTCATATTGTATATGAGAATGGTGCATTACCTGAACTTTAGACTTCTCTTCTTCAGACGTTTTTGTCATGTATGAGTCTTTATCTTCCTCCACATTTTCTATTAGGTCTGACTCCTGTTGAACGATATGTGAGCTGTATAGTTGTGCCAAGCATAAACTCACGTTTCGTTCTTTAAGCTGTTTCTGTGGCAAACGGTTTAATTGTTGAAGGTGCTATCACTTTaattttggtttattttgtgTCATGTCAAAGTGTCTAAGGGCAAAAATTCATTACATTCAGTAAAAGACAAATTTTCTTACCTCACTGCTATGTTCAGAATCATCTACAAGTACGGGTGAAGTCAAGGGCGAGTCTGAAATCTCTGCGTTTGTCAACGAGAGTTCGCTCATGGCGCTGAGCTCATCAGACGTCGGAGAGCCTGCAGAACCGTTACTGTCCGATGAAGAATCGTCGCCATCTTCTGTCTGGCTCTCTAACTGAGCCGCTTTCAGCGCAGCCGACAACACCTTCACTTGAGCTGCAATGGAGAAATGTTTTAATGCCTCAAATATGTTTAAAAGCTCGAGCACACAGTATACCTGTTACTAATGCTCCATTCACCTTGTACATCAGGATCATCTATGTGAGGTTGAAGGCAGTCTAAAACCTTCTGGATCTGTGAGCTTGCGGACGGGCCTTGAGCATCTAAACTGGGTGGCTTTTCCGTCTCCTCATCTTCTGTCTCCCTCAGTGGCTCTTCCTCCATCACCACATCTTCATCCTCCTTATCGTTTCTTTCATCACCTTGCAGAAGCTGGAGGTCTTGGGTGATGTCAGGCAGTGGGGATCTCCAGAAGTTAAAGGAGTTGTACATCGCACAGTCATCTATCTGCTGGTTGGTGTGCTGGTTAGCGCTGTCTTCTCTGGGATTGGTGGATGAATGACTTGTGGGATTCTGTTGGACCTGTGAAGGTTGTGATGGTGGAGCTGTTGTTTCTGAGGTGGGTTGTGGCTGAACTGAATGGGGCTGAATGAGATGTTTTGCGGGACTCCCACTTGAGGCGTTGCAAGAGTTGCTGGTGTTTATTTTCTGCTGGTGGCTAGAAggtaaaaaaagtttgatgaGAATTTATTCCGATTTAAAAATGGGTTgaatataattaaatacaatgcaatgcgcAACCACACAAATTTACCTTCCCAAGGAGATCTTGGATATATCACAAAGGGTTCCATCCTCACAAAAGTGCAGTCCTGTGATTGACGGATTGGCGAATGTGGAGATGAAACGACCTAGGGACTGAAATGCAGCCTGCCTTACCTgtgcaataaaacaaaacaaaaatcaacAGGTGCACCCTCTCCCTtactgtgaaatccaggctaacgtctcataatctaatgatgagatgattaggagcatcaaagccATGTGCAcccaaacatttgtttttaatctttgacatggccttactcagtcaatctTAAAGAAATCAAAGTTATACTTTACATTACATAGGATGATGTGTTAATTGCTCATTCTGAAGTCTATTTTTTTCCACTGACCTGTATATTTGTCTAAATTGTGTTCTAAGAAACCAATTGCTAGTGCTAGTTGCATATCTATGTTGGATTGTATGTATCGTGTTCTTACCCAGCGTGATTGATCACTGATGAGATTGATGAACAAGGGGGACAGTTTAGTGCGTCGCACCTCTGGAGACGTGCAATTCGAAACAACCATAAAGCACTCAGCGCAGGCTTTCCGAATACCCCACAAACTGTCTGAGCACAGGTCGAAAAATTTAGGCATCTGTATTGAGGAGGAAAAAATAAGGATTTCAGCAAATCTCCTACACATGGATCTGGTTTCACAAAACACTTAGGCCTGGTTTCACAAAGGCTTAGCAAACACCAGGACAGggtattagttaaattaagatgtttaaaggaaaataccacagtttttcattattttattatgttcttacctcaacttagattaatgaatacatacctatctttattcaatgcgtgcacttttaatctttgtacagcacgtcgtgaatgtgttagcatttagcctagccccattaattccttaggatccaaacaggaatgaatttagaagccaccaaacacttccatgtttccctttttaaagactgttacatgagtagttacacgagtaaatggctcgttatagttgcgcgtaggtcctacggcgtaggttccgcgtcggttttcatttatacttttgcctcgtcgtccgcgtcgacgtgcaaacacacgcgcagacagctggtaggcagtaaccacgcatgtaaccacagtagcagcgcgaacaTCAAAGAAGAAGCtgcttagcaagttaacccacaaacgaagaagaaacagcaacttgttgtgtataattaacaagtaaataaacaacgacttttgatgcagtttgagttaaatcactcctcaacttggctcatctttgttttcactgtcacaaacggaaataccatGACGCTTTTTTTACCTGACAGTAGGGGTTCTGGTGgtccaatcacagcgcttgcggtccgcatagatctgacgcgctgtaaaaaattttgcgaggtgcacgtcaggctacgcagagctaagcacaggctacggataactacggcgtagaacctacgcacgactataaatcgagcttaagtatggtggcacaaaacaaaacgtggaggataaaaatgagaactatattgtatggcaagGAGCACTTAGTTTtcagcacttcgaccttgggtacagtaatattgacgaagtttgagcgagaggagGAGTAGTCAGGAGCGATAATGTTACTGCGCACCGAGGTCGAAGTATTGaactaacggtacattcacatggggcgcaagcgttaacgcttcacAATTACTTTTAAATTCACTCACTGCCGTTGCTCGTGGCAAGAGTCGAACATTTTATCAACTTTTCAAGTGCCAATGCatgcatcagccaatcagactgccttatgcaaataatctAGTGCaagccagccaattacatttatgcaagaTCGGAGAATGTGTTGCggcaatatagttctcatttttatttgcctaaaaaaattgccacgttttattttgtgccaccatacttactcgtgtaactactcatgtaacagtctttaaataggtaaaacatggaagtgtttggtggcttctaaattcatccctgtttggatcctaaggaatgaatggggctaggctaaatgctaacacattcacgacacgctgtacaaagatgaagtgcacgtattgaaaaaagataggtatgtaattTGTCTaagaacagagaaaaaaattTGGAAAACGGTGGTGATTTCCTTTAAGTATTGTTAGATTTTCCTTCATTTGGCTGCTCAGTCTTTTAGGGCTGCATCTAATACGTAAAAATAATAAGCAGGTTATTATGTAGCATAGTTCTTCAGGAGTGATGTTGTTGTATAAACTGTGAGACAGACCTTTATACATGATAACAAAAGGCCTACAAACAATAGAAACCTGTTAGGACCTCCTACAGGAGATTGGTCTATCCTGAGGAATGGTGTTTCTTTGTTATTCACACTTATCAGTTTCTATAGGCCATCTGTATGTGGCATTTGGTTCACACCTTCACTGTATTGTTGATTACATCAGGGCACAGTCGCAACGTAACACATCAGACATTGATTACGCATATAAAGAAATACACAcaaagcatcttttataaacatgcattACAAGAGACATTACTGATGacgtgtatcttgagacaaatcaatggcagtGGCCTAcaagatctgtcagtgcaagttattttcagtacaACTCAAattaaatcaacttaaatttacTATTGAAATTTGTTTCAATTAAATATAATGGGCAAAGGTGTCCTTGTTGAAAACAAACGTAAACAGTAGCTCTTGAATTAAAAACCATAAGCAAGGCAATGGTTCTCACCAGTAGTTTCTCTGTGGCTTCCTGGCCAACAGTAGAACAGAACTCGCCAAAGTTTGCCGCACAGACCTGGTGCACAGATAAAAAGTATAACAGAGGGTTAAAATTTACAGTGAGGTCTCATATTGTGTTGCAAAACAGGGCGTGTTGCAACTTGTGAACTATTGCTTCTCGTGAACCCTGCTTCTTGTGAAAACTGCCAAAGCAGATTAACattcttagcaacttttttattacaacccagcaagcaatagctgtCATTTCACAGTCAAGtttaactatagacccaatgcagtctggctatgagtaacccacttccagccaaaataaacttggttacatgtcattttgccacgccatcatgtaagcaaagtcaacagtgattaatactacaaggtgtttggtttcatttacttttgggctatggttaaaagtctaatacatttttagacaGCCAAAATTTTGTCATGTTTTATCCTAGACGTCTGTGCTGTTTTTGAACAGCTGTTAGATGTCTATGCAAGCTTAAAGGGGACAAATcaagaaaatctgactttttttccatgtttaaatgctatgattggctccccagtgcttctattaacctagaaaatgtcaaaaagaacaacctagtaacttagttttctctccaagcatgtgaaaaaataggtcattgaaatgtggctccccttgtgatgtcagaaggggatcttattataataataccaccccttaatctccactatccaaccacagcactgccatttagtgtagagatcagctcatatgcatttaaaaggacacacccaaacatttgaaatgacaaaacaatgacactgaaaactaaatgttttgtgtaatatttaTCTAATGCAATGGCATTTAAACATAACTGAAGACTCAAAATACCTTTTGAAACAACTGAACATTATGCAACAGTTATCCGTTTGTGACTGATTGGACCAAGACATCAATTCTCTAGTACGGCGTTTATAGAGAACATATTTTGAACAATGCATCCTGAACAATGAACATATTGTTACCTTGCGGACTTGAAACAGTCTGGCGTCACTGCATAGCTCACAGAACCGCAGCAACAGAAGTTGTTCCACCGTTTCTTTAGTCAACATAGTCACCAACTTGCACATGATCTACAATAAAGTACACAGTTATCAACCCAGAAATCAAAACCAGTGAAACTCTGCAAAAcctacaaatgaagagtttggttccaaaacgcgattaacgccataaaaaaaaaaaaaaaaacgagttaCCACctaaatcagtattgtatcaggtcagtattaaaaagctcattcttaattttacgcaaaatcccaAATCCgccaaatgcaataaatccacttaacaaatcacagcgcaccattccacacattgtaaacatcAATGGCAGCGCGTTAAATACACaaagaatcctagttttcctcatctactttgtaattcgtcatcaacaaacaaacaaaaacaaaataatacttttgatggcattgataaacctgtggtggatTTCTGtggtaagccatcaaaatcgaataatttacgtgagaggcactcgggagatggAAAAATTTTTGCCTGTTGCTTGTCCTCACATgacaagcttctgtcatgctaacacattgttGAAAAACACAAGttgaaaaacttttcattattttacccgaagtcaacaaaaatcgagcaggaccaaaacattttacagctgatcgctgtcaaaaaagttcagcgacgacgtcccaaggatgacagcagcaatgacagtgttcttaatttttaataccactagtcaactaaatgaatataacatggcaaagacgaatgcacatttatacattgatttcatggatttattgcattttgtggaaaaaataatccgtttttataataaatctttgaaaatgaaattatagatttgaatttttaatgtttttataacctaaagatgctttgtgaaagtttgtaacagaaaatagtgttttacatctcgtcactttcttggtatagaaaacacattttaaccaaaattagtcaaaatggatttattgcgttttggaaccaaactcttcaaacaTCAACACTCttcaaaaaaaacaaatgcataaatgcatatTGACTGCAATATGAATTTTCAGGCACTGTTGTGTGCATTCTTACAACAAACATGGTAACCTTCAAATGCTTGTAATACAAAAGCGTATTGTCTTTCACACAAATCCACTCACCGCTACAGCCTCGATCTTGTAGTCGTCATCACTGCTGGGTTCTGTGAGCTCCAGTAGCACAGGGCAAACCCGTCCCTCCATATCGGCCTTACTCATCAGACCCTGTTCAAGCAGGACCAGCAGAGCAGCCTGGCTTGTCTTTCGCACCTTATGATGGGAAAAAAGCGACAGTGAAATATTGTTATGATGATCTGTTGGTATGGTTGCACAAAGAGGAACTACCCATTTTTAAAGTATGAatttgtttataaataaaatgagaCACCCCATCTACTTATTGTCACATCAATCTCAGATTTTTTTGCTGGAGGACACAATAAAAGATGAGGGTTCATCCAGCCCAGTTTTCCCCTCCCACATATACAACACAAGCATATACGTTTAATCGGTTTCTCTAAAGGTTAATTCATTTAAAGGATTagcagggctcgaaattgcgatcattttggtcgcatacgcgaccgaaatttaatctgtgcgactttaaaatatatttgggagcatttgtgcgactgcccattttgttgtgacgcgagttgattgtgatcctgcgtgctggcgctgtttcaggttcagtgttctctccaacgatacataaccaatcaaaattcaccattaagttcttgcgtttaatgaagaccgcagattggctaatatgagcgtcagtcattccttgttgccgtgaagcgcggaaatgtgaaaagacgaacgcgtcgcgagcatgacgagagcgagcctattacagccaaggttattactgtattttttgacgacgatccggattcaaatgtaactccaccaccggaaaataagagttgacgttaaacctttcagagagagtggcttaaagattttgagtgtctccgctatgaaaatgtaacttaactgtgtttactgtaaatcctgtaaaacggcgttaatggcggaatcaaaacattttaagagccagacgtaccttgcttaaacatggcgaaagtgccaaaaatacaagacgtgtcatgacaaatgtgtttattattgacgGAGACACCGAgctgtctgtcaaagtgtgtttgatggtgtatgtgcgcatgcgctggtgaatggacattcgacaaacgtccatgttgctgtggaatacgacaatgctgatggtatgtttttgttgtattttttaaaacattgcctatttagtagtaaaagcatcctggtaatgcagttatcaataccaatatatattagccttctatattagggtcatttttgtaatgtcacaattaatcagtgttttacgtgtttgctagattttctatgtaatcttaatcatgttacctgtaattgttaaattattattgctgcaataCTATTTCatcagcatttgggtattaatttaggaatttatgcagcaaaaaataaaataaaataaaatagaagaccaacttttaaatgctggccataggacgtgtaaagcccggtggtggtgttttatttttaataaaataaatctattaacatttacattgtagttgtggtgcttttaaattttttgatggatgcgcctaaatttttgctggtgctcctaactctttaaagttgggagcaccagtgctaccaaataaaatagttaattttgagccctgatTAGTCCcgctttcttaaaaaaatccagataatttactcaccaccatgtcatccaaaatgttgatgtctttctttgttcagtcgagaagaaattatgttttttgaggaaaacattcctggatttttcttattttaatggaccccaacacttaacagttttaatgtagtttaaaattgcagtttcaaaggactctaaacgatcctaaacgaggcataagggtcttatatagtgaaacgattgtcatttttgacaagaaaaaaaaatgcacttttaaaccacaacttatcgactatctccggtcctgtgatgcgccagcgtgacctcacgcaatacgtcatcacgtcaagaggtcacggatgacgtatgcaaactatgccccagtgtttacaagtgtggagaaagaggaccgttccgaccatgttgtatgtcgaatgatactaattaaagtctttgtgtcagtttattgtttaaaatggtccgcaaatgtgcttttcatatatgtaacatgtgacctttgcACGTCATTACGAAATTACGTGAGGTCaagctggcgcgtcacaggaccggagatagatgagaagttgtggtttaaaagtgcatattttttatttttcttgtcaaaaatgacgatCGTTTGGCTAGatagacccttatgcctcgtttaggatcatttagagtcctttaaaactgcaattttaaactgcattacaattgttaagtgttggggtccattaaagtccattaaaatgagaaaaatcatggaatgttttcctcaaaaaacacaatttcttcttgactaaacaaagaaagacatcaacattttggatgacatggtggtgagtaaattatctggatttattttttaagaaaattgactaatcctttaatgcagGAGAGAGAATGATTGACAGCACAACATGATCATATTCCCCTCCAATATAATTGTTTACGTAgttttatgattaaaaaaaacgattttTGGGTACACTATCCCTTTAACGTTACCTGGTTATTAGGATCTGTCAGATAACGGACCACGATGGGTACTAGATACCGTGAGAAGGCTTCAGGAAAATTGGGGCGGTTTTCGTGGAGGAACATGGCAATGTTTGGTACCTGTTCCATCAACTCAGCTCTCACTGGTGGTTCTGTAACATAACCATAAATATACATTGTAATACATGCATGTGAACCACACAGACATGTGCTAAATACAGAAAAAAGTCTTCACACCTCCATCCTCAGACATTCTGGCAACCGTCTCCATGATGCTGATGAAGTCATTTTCATTCTCCCCGAATTCCCGGAGAACATCTAGCAATCCTCGCGCCACAgcttgcctgaaataaaaatatttatatacggGATCATATTAGATTGGACGACTTGCTCCTTTACAACATTTAACCACAAAcctttgcaaaaaaaatgtacatcACTTTCTAAATAGCTCAGTAAATACTTTGAAGTACAAAGACCAGAAACCATCTGAATCACAGTCCAAAAACCAAGTACTTCTACAATGACAAGTTTGGCTCCCTTCAGGTCTTCCTGATCCAGAAGAAACCAAGTCATATCAGATTCTTCAAGCCCCtaaattttaaaattatgttccACCATCGTGCCATAAAAAGTGAAATATGTTCAGTATCAAATCTCGCTTATTTTCAGGAGATTCACGCATAACAGACATATAAAATCAAAAAACTATGCCTAAGAAAACACTGACCATTGCAAGATGAATTAGTCACACATATACTCAAACCTTCACGTTCATGTCTCACCTGTTGAAGGCATTTTCACTGAAAGCATATTTCTCCAGTCGACCCAAAGGGGTAAGGTTATCCTGGCCTGCGTCCAGGAACGCTGTAATCCGAATCCCATCGCACTCTGAACCGTAGTCATCGAATCCAACTGCGAGACAAATTAATAGAGACATTAAATGACGAGGTATAATTTAATGTCGAGTCTTTTAGTACAGTCCCATGGTGGTATTAAATCCAAGTTCTTTCACATTCAAACCAGGAATCCCTCTAAAAGATGGAGTAGTATAGTGTAACCATACGCAATTAGATCATCAGTTTACAatccatttataaaaaaatagtcTGCTTTAACATTCTCCAACCTAAACACTTTTAAAGCTAATAGCAGTGGAATATCGATCCAGGTGTAATGTTATTGCACCGGCTCTATGACACAGCAGGGTTTCCATTACACGTGGTTTGGTTCTGTCATCAAAGACTATACTTCAAGTATATCATGTACCACAGCCAGCTTGAGGGTACAGACACATATagcttaaagagatagttcactcaaaaataaaaattctgtcatcatttattcacttcaagttgttccaaacttaattcagtttctttgttctgctgaacacaaatgaggATATTTGGAAAagtgtaaacaaacatttctaaatgtaagtcaatggtgccccagatcatTTTTGGAGAGATCtatatttgtgttcagcagaacaaagagatttatacaggtttgaaacaatttaagggtgagtaaataatgacagaattttcatttttgggtgaactgtctctttaaaatttaagataaataatttttgtcattgCGAATAGATTACTGTCACAAAGTGTCCCTCCATATGAAAATTAACTATGGAATTATTGGAGTAAAATATAGTAATCATGGATTTGAACTATGGTTACtatagcaaaaccatggttaatttgtgGTAACCAACTATAGCAACTGTttgtttatgattttttttttttttgaaagggccAATTTACCCAAATGTACTTTACTTCTAACTATGTATGTGATGTGATTTGTTATACTCAcagtcatccaaatcatcatgGCCATCTTCAAAATATAAAGCCATACCTGGGGAAGCATGaggataaaaataaaatatatgattGACAACTGTGTCAACAGCATGTTTCAAACCATGCTGCTGTCAGATACAAGTTAGGCTGTGTCCCAAAACCAATAGTATTACCAACCAACACAGCATTTTGGCATCATTTTGATTACCTAAACTGGAAACGAGTCTATAATACTCAACATAATGAGCATTATACTACAACGCTGACTTTTGACAGATGGCTGTGGCGTATGTCGTGCTAATATAGCTCACTAAATTATGGTGACTAAGTTACTGTCAAGTCACTCTTGCTAGGCAAAGTCAAGCCTCTGAAACTATGTTTACCAAAACCTCATTGTGTAAACACAATGACACtcacattaaatatatattttaaatagtgACCAGCCCAGCAAACGCGTTATCCGGTGTAGTTAACTTAGCAGAAATCAACAGAAAACCGGCTGGCTAACAAACTAACTGACTGTCATTGCCCTGTCAACTCAACCATGACATCTTTACAATTTTGGTTAGATTTAGCAAATAAATTATATTGTAGATTATGTATTCTGACACATTTAGTCCAGAAATAGCTGTTTATGACTACACTTCTATCATTTATTACCATATGTCCTGCTAGCTCTACTAACTCGCAACTAGTGTTGATAACACTTAAAATTTCACCCTCTCGTGACCTTTGTTCTacaatacaacataaatgtaaaaatgctaaAACAAACTCGAGTGCGACAACGGAGCCGACTGACTTTAAACCGCTTTGAAGCTTTAAATAAACGCATTTTAAGCACGTTACCTGCCATCTTGATTTAGAGCGAGGCTGTCACTCCACTTCCTCAAAAGATTTCCTGCCGTTATTTAAACCCCCGCATCCGTATGACGActaaacattaacaaacacaaataaacttGTCAAAAGTAATCAATATATCGCGTAAATGACTCGCGATGAACCGAATCGCTCAACCGAACGGTCGGCGACCAAAAAAGAAGACAATGTCGATCACGTGACTCGTCAGCCGGAGTTCAAGATGGCGACGGGCGAGCAGCTCGCGTCGCGACTAATCGATCACTAATTTAACATCTAAACCATTTAACTGTCTTAAAAAAAAGCTCTAGTTGTGTTACTTTATCACACAACCGCGTTATATTGCGTGTTTTGCTAAAGAGCAAATATTTGATACTATTGTGTGGATACACgatctgtgtttgtgtttttttttagcttaCGTCAAATAGAAATTGTTGTCGATCGGGTTTATGAACGTAATTGGAATGTTCGGCAAGTTTTTATTAGTTTGGAGGTGAACATGTCTCTAAGAGAGTTGAAAGTATGCCTGCTTGGGGTAAGATAACCGTTCACTTTTTATTAGTTGACTTGAGGGCGGTGGATTGCATTTTTTGTGCGTGTTGCCTTTTGATCGCTTTTTATACTTGATCATTAATGTGTAATCACAAGTTATGACTTGCAAAAGAAAGTGCTCGGTGGTTTTACCTGTTGTGCAAGCTGAGGTACTATGGTAATATTTAAGAGCTGGTGACGTCATTGACCCAATTCAAGTGGGGATGTGAAATGTCTTGGGTTGTGTTACTCTTTCACGCTAGCATGCATTTCACACCTTGATGTTTTTAGACTCAGCCTGCTTTTAACAGCAATATTTTTAAACCCacccacatgaaaaaatactgtGGTATACTTGAGTATTTCCTTTAGTATGCAGTA
The Misgurnus anguillicaudatus unplaced genomic scaffold, ASM2758022v2 HiC_scaffold_41, whole genome shotgun sequence DNA segment above includes these coding regions:
- the LOC141363505 gene encoding serine/threonine-protein phosphatase 4 regulatory subunit 1-like isoform X2; translation: MAGMALYFEDGHDDLDDFGFDDYGSECDGIRITAFLDAGQDNLTPLGRLEKYAFSENAFNRQAVARGLLDVLREFGENENDFISIMETVARMSEDGEPPVRAELMEQVPNIAMFLHENRPNFPEAFSRYLVPIVVRYLTDPNNQVRKTSQAALLVLLEQGLMSKADMEGRVCPVLLELTEPSSDDDYKIEAVAIMCKLVTMLTKETVEQLLLLRFCELCSDARLFQVRKVCAANFGEFCSTVGQEATEKLLMPKFFDLCSDSLWGIRKACAECFMVVSNCTSPEVRRTKLSPLFINLISDQSRWVRQAAFQSLGRFISTFANPSITGLHFCEDGTLCDISKISLGSHQQKINTSNSCNASSGSPAKHLIQPHSVQPQPTSETTAPPSQPSQVQQNPTSHSSTNPREDSANQHTNQQIDDCAMYNSFNFWRSPLPDITQDLQLLQGDERNDKEDEDVVMEEEPLRETEDEETEKPPSLDAQGPSASSQIQKVLDCLQPHIDDPDVQAQVKVLSAALKAAQLESQTEDGDDSSSDSNGSAGSPTSDELSAMSELSLTNAEISDSPLTSPVLVDDSEHSSEESDLIENVEEDKDSYMTKTSEEEKSKVQVMHHSHIQYE
- the LOC141363505 gene encoding serine/threonine-protein phosphatase 4 regulatory subunit 1-like isoform X1, with the translated sequence MAGMALYFEDGHDDLDDFGFDDYGSECDGIRITAFLDAGQDNLTPLGRLEKYAFSENAFNRQAVARGLLDVLREFGENENDFISIMETVARMSEDGEPPVRAELMEQVPNIAMFLHENRPNFPEAFSRYLVPIVVRYLTDPNNQVRKTSQAALLVLLEQGLMSKADMEGRVCPVLLELTEPSSDDDYKIEAVAIMCKLVTMLTKETVEQLLLLRFCELCSDARLFQVRKVCAANFGEFCSTVGQEATEKLLMPKFFDLCSDSLWGIRKACAECFMVVSNCTSPEVRRTKLSPLFINLISDQSRWVRQAAFQSLGRFISTFANPSITGLHFCEDGTLCDISKISLGSHQQKINTSNSCNASSGSPAKHLIQPHSVQPQPTSETTAPPSQPSQVQQNPTSHSSTNPREDSANQHTNQQIDDCAMYNSFNFWRSPLPDITQDLQLLQGDERNDKEDEDVVMEEEPLRETEDEETEKPPSLDAQGPSASSQIQKVLDCLQPHIDDPDVQAQVKVLSAALKAAQLESQTEDGDDSSSDSNGSAGSPTSDELSAMSELSLTNAEISDSPLTSPVLVDDSEHSSEKQLKERNVSLCLAQLYSSHIVQQESDLIENVEEDKDSYMTKTSEEEKSKVQVMHHSHIQYE